One window of the Strix uralensis isolate ZFMK-TIS-50842 chromosome 3, bStrUra1, whole genome shotgun sequence genome contains the following:
- the B3GNT2 gene encoding N-acetyllactosaminide beta-1,3-N-acetylglucosaminyltransferase 2, with amino-acid sequence MSVGRRRLKLLGILMMVNIFIYVIVEVSKSGSQEKNAKGRVIIPRSKFWRKYTPHKAYWNKQQQKLELLYNPILNLLSNMTVEENLVSNSSVLSSCDPDPWVHSEVSDFANLPDRFKDFLLYLRCRNYSLLMDQPNKCKHRPFLLLAIKSLTPHFDRRQAIRESWGKEIKSGDVTVKRVFLLGQTPPEDNFPDLSDMIKFESETHQDILLWNYRDTFFNLTLKEVLFLKWVSSSCADVQFIFKGDDDVFVNTHQILDYLKSLSKDKAKDLFIGDVIKDAGPHREKKLKYYIPESVYEGSYPPYAGGGGFLYSGDLALRLNNASEQVLLYPIDDVYTGMCLQKLGLAPEKHKGFKTFDIEEKYRNNICSYTNLMLVHSRKPQEMIKIWTRLQDPHLNC; translated from the coding sequence ATGAGTGTTGGACGCAGAAGATTAAAGCTGCTGGGAATTCTGATGAtggtaaacatttttatttatgtgatTGTGGAAGTCTCAAAAAGTGGCAGCCAAGAGAAGAATGCAAAAGGCCGTGTTATTATACCACGCAGCAAATTCTGGAGAAAATACACTCCTCACAAAGCTTATTGGAACAAACAGCAACAGAAGCTTGAACTGCTGTACAACCCTATTCTGAACTTGCTTTCCAATATGACTGTGGAAGAGAACTTAGTTTCTAACTCGAGCGTTCTCAGTTCCTGCGACCCTGATCCATGGGTACATTCAGAGGTTAGTGACTTTGCAAACTTGCCGGACAGATTCAAAGACTTTCTACTTTATTTGAGATGTAGAAATTACTCATTATTAATGGATCAGCCAAACAAGTGCAAACATAGACCTTTTCTGCTGCTGGCTATTAAGTCACTTACACCCCATTTTGATAGAAGGCAAGCAATTAGGGAATCCTGGGGCAAGGAAATAAAATCGGGGGATGTGACAGTCAAAAGGGTCTTCTTACTTGGACAGACCCCACCAGAGGATAATTTCCCTGATCTTTCAGACATGATAAAATTTGAGAGTGAAACCCACCAAGACATTCTCCTCTGGAACTACAGAGACACTTTCTTCAATTTAACTCTGAAAGAGGTGCTGTTTCTTAAGTGGGTCAGCAGCAGCTGCGCAGATGTCCAGTTTATTTTTAAGGGTGATGATGATGTTTTTGTGAATACCCATCAGATCCTGGATTACTTGAAGAGCTTATCAAAGGACAAAGCCAAAGACTTATTTATAGGCGATGTAATCAAAGATGCTGGACctcatagagaaaaaaaattgaagtactACATCCCAGAAAGTGTTTATGAAGGTTCATATCCTCCATATGCAGGAGGTGGTGGGTTTCTGTACTCTGGTGATCTGGCATTAAGACTGAATAATGCATCTGAGCAGGTACTCCTTTACCCTATTGATGATGTTTATACTGGAATGTGCCTTCAGAAGCTTGGGCTTGCTCCGGAAAAACACAAAGGCTTCAAAACATTTGATAttgaagagaaatacagaaataacataTGTTCCTACACAAACTTAATGTTAGTACATAGTAGAAAACCTCAAGAAATGATTAAGATTTGGACACGCTTGCAGGATCCACACTTAAATTGTTAA